The Fluviicola sp. genome contains a region encoding:
- a CDS encoding HAD family phosphatase has product MINNSKEAIIFDLGGVLLNLDYDLTEKAFVALGLANFGASYSQLQQVQLFDRYETGQISSFHFVNRLLDLLPPGTTANQVVHAWDSMILDFPVERLQRLEALSQKYRLFLLSNTNDLHIDAVRRSLDKAVGHRNLEQYFEKTYFSSAIGMRKPDKEIFEFICSENNLDPAKTLFIDDSPQHIEGAKAAGIEAILLGKNEEVFDLPFFLA; this is encoded by the coding sequence ATGATTAATAACTCAAAAGAAGCAATCATTTTTGATTTGGGAGGCGTTTTGTTGAATTTGGATTACGATTTAACAGAAAAAGCATTTGTTGCGCTCGGGCTGGCCAATTTTGGAGCATCTTATTCGCAGTTGCAGCAAGTACAGTTGTTTGACCGCTATGAGACCGGGCAAATTTCCTCTTTTCATTTCGTGAACCGCTTACTGGATTTATTACCTCCGGGAACTACCGCAAACCAAGTTGTCCATGCATGGGATTCCATGATCCTGGATTTCCCGGTAGAACGCCTGCAACGGCTGGAAGCGCTTTCACAGAAATACCGTCTCTTTTTATTGAGTAATACGAATGACCTGCACATCGACGCAGTGAGAAGATCACTCGATAAAGCGGTGGGGCATCGCAACCTGGAACAGTATTTTGAGAAAACGTATTTCTCTTCTGCTATCGGGATGCGCAAGCCGGATAAGGAGATTTTCGAATTTATCTGTTCGGAAAACAACCTGGATCCTGCAAAAACACTTTTCATCGATGACAGTCCGCAGCACATTGAAGGTGCTAAAGCTGCCGGGATTGAAGCGATCTTACTCGGCAAAAACGAAGAGGTGTTTGATTTACCCTTTTTCCTGGCATAA
- a CDS encoding saccharopine dehydrogenase C-terminal domain-containing protein — translation MKRILLLGAGLSASTLIKYLLDHASENNWQLRVVDQSLELVKHKLAGHPNGEALSFNALEREERWAELQQADLVISMLPARFHMEIARDCLELKKHLITPSYISPEMKELNEEVQKAGLIFMNEIGVDPGIDHMSAMRIIDSIKNLGGEITGFKSYCGGLIAPESDTNPWNYKFTWNPRNVVLAAQGGTARYIDRHQYKYIPYTQVFSRLDNISVHEYGEFEGYANRDSLSYRHIYGLDDIPTIYRGTLRKSGFCQAWNIFVQLGLTDDHVILQDSENMTPRSFLNAFLPFDEELTVEEKFRNFCRQYGVTDLYRFEWLGLFEDSSQIGLKNATPAQILEKILVEKWVLEPQDKDMLVMVHQFTYLLNGEKRFIESSMVNLGDDQVHTAMSKTVGYPVGICAKLILNGHISERGVLLPTKPEIYDPILDELEDLGVVFQELEKVV, via the coding sequence ATGAAACGAATTTTGCTTTTAGGCGCCGGCCTCTCTGCTTCTACGCTTATAAAATACCTGCTTGATCACGCTTCTGAAAACAATTGGCAACTGCGTGTGGTGGATCAGTCACTGGAGCTCGTGAAGCATAAACTGGCGGGGCATCCGAATGGAGAAGCGCTTTCGTTTAATGCATTGGAAAGAGAAGAGCGCTGGGCGGAATTGCAACAGGCGGATCTCGTCATTTCCATGCTTCCGGCAAGATTCCACATGGAGATTGCCAGGGATTGCCTCGAATTGAAAAAGCATTTGATCACCCCTTCTTACATTTCTCCTGAAATGAAGGAATTGAACGAAGAGGTGCAAAAAGCAGGACTGATCTTCATGAACGAAATCGGAGTAGATCCGGGAATTGACCACATGAGCGCCATGCGTATCATCGATTCGATCAAAAACCTGGGAGGCGAGATCACCGGTTTCAAATCCTATTGCGGGGGATTAATAGCGCCGGAAAGCGATACGAATCCGTGGAACTATAAGTTCACCTGGAACCCGAGAAACGTGGTTTTGGCAGCCCAGGGCGGAACTGCACGTTACATCGACAGACATCAATACAAATACATTCCCTATACACAGGTTTTTAGCCGCCTGGATAACATCTCTGTTCACGAGTACGGAGAATTTGAAGGCTATGCCAACCGCGATTCGTTGTCTTACCGGCATATTTACGGCCTGGATGACATCCCGACGATTTACCGCGGAACACTTCGCAAGAGCGGGTTCTGTCAGGCGTGGAATATTTTCGTGCAGCTTGGTTTAACCGATGATCACGTTATTTTGCAGGATTCGGAGAACATGACGCCAAGAAGTTTCCTGAATGCCTTTTTGCCTTTCGACGAAGAGTTAACCGTAGAGGAAAAGTTCCGTAATTTCTGCCGTCAATACGGTGTTACGGATCTTTATCGCTTCGAATGGCTGGGTTTATTTGAGGATTCTTCCCAAATAGGGTTGAAGAATGCCACACCTGCCCAAATCCTTGAAAAGATCCTGGTTGAAAAATGGGTGCTGGAACCGCAGGATAAAGACATGCTGGTAATGGTGCACCAATTTACTTATTTGCTGAACGGCGAAAAGCGTTTCATTGAATCTTCCATGGTGAACCTCGGAGATGACCAGGTGCATACGGCAATGTCGAAAACTGTTGGATATCCTGTTGGAATCTGCGCCAAACTGATCCTGAACGGCCATATTTCGGAGCGAGGAGTTTTACTGCCTACCAAACCGGAAATTTATGACCCGATTTTGGATGAATTGGAGGATTTAGGAGTGGTTTTCCAGGAGTTGGAGAAAGTTGTGTAA
- a CDS encoding 2-oxoglutarate dehydrogenase E1 component, producing MDKVTYVGNADVNAIDHLYQSYIKDPESVDLSWQKFFEGFDFARTNFEDGGDIPENFQKEFKVINLINGYRTRGHLFTKTNPVRERRKYEPTLAIENFGLDASDLDTVFQAGEQIGIGAATLRDIIQDLEQCYCQSIGIEYMFMREPERLEWFRNSIEVKNRPKFDIERKKHIYKKLVQTSNFEAFLGKKYVGQKRFSVEGGEVLIPALDALIEKGSSLGVEYFVMGMAHRGRLNTLTNIFQKRPQDIFSEFEGKEFDADGAFDGDVKYHQGYTSSTTTKDGKVVGLTLAPNPSHLEAVDPVVQGIARAKLDAHFKDENKVCPVMIHGDAAVAGQGIVYEVIQMALLDGYRAGGTIHIVVNNQVGFTTNFHDARSSTYCTDVAKTTLTPVFHVNGDDIEAVIQTIEIAMEYRQKFHRDVFIDLLCYRKYGHNEGDEPKFTQPNLYDIIAKHPNPKVIYQKQLTAEGSLTDEEVKTIEDEYNNYLESEFETARKNEKAVVWDFLSSTWEGFRHSTSADFDSSPETGVQREKLFELGKKLATLPEGKKYFRKIQKIFDDRLAAVENNNLDWGTAEMLAYATLLDEGIPVRISGQDVERGTFSHRHAVVKTEDTEEEIETLNMLSDKQAPFTVYNSLLSEYAVLGFEYGYSLATPKGLTIWEAQFGDFFNGAQIMIDQFITAGEDKWSTQSGLVMLLPHGYEGQGAEHSSGRMERWLQQCADDNIQVVNTSTPANHFHLLRRQLVRPFRKPLVVFSPKMILRLPAATSTLEEMANGSFQEVIDDPNAKAGQVDTLVFCSGKFYYEMKEKATEMGVDNMAFVRIEQLYPLPQKQIDAIVAKYNAKNVIWAQEEPANMGAWTYIAMNLRHIPFKGITRPASAAAAEGSKKLHERRLKQLFADVFQFASVAAK from the coding sequence ATGGATAAAGTGACGTACGTCGGAAATGCAGATGTAAATGCGATAGATCATTTATATCAGTCATACATAAAAGACCCTGAAAGCGTAGATCTTAGCTGGCAAAAATTCTTTGAAGGATTTGATTTTGCCCGCACGAACTTCGAAGACGGTGGCGACATTCCTGAAAACTTTCAGAAAGAATTTAAGGTAATTAACCTGATCAACGGGTACAGAACCCGCGGTCACCTGTTTACCAAAACCAATCCTGTACGCGAGCGCAGAAAGTACGAACCAACCCTGGCAATCGAAAACTTCGGTTTGGATGCGTCTGATCTGGATACTGTTTTCCAGGCAGGAGAACAAATCGGTATCGGGGCAGCAACCCTGCGTGATATTATCCAGGATTTGGAGCAATGCTACTGCCAATCCATCGGTATCGAGTATATGTTCATGCGCGAACCGGAACGTTTGGAATGGTTCAGAAACAGCATTGAAGTAAAGAACCGTCCGAAATTCGACATCGAGCGCAAAAAGCACATCTATAAAAAACTGGTTCAGACTTCCAATTTTGAAGCCTTTTTGGGTAAAAAATACGTGGGTCAGAAGCGTTTCTCCGTAGAAGGCGGTGAAGTGCTGATCCCGGCTTTGGATGCCCTGATCGAAAAAGGATCAAGCCTTGGCGTAGAGTATTTCGTGATGGGAATGGCTCACCGCGGACGCTTGAATACCTTGACAAATATTTTCCAGAAACGCCCTCAGGATATCTTCTCCGAATTTGAAGGAAAAGAATTCGACGCTGACGGTGCTTTTGACGGAGACGTGAAATACCACCAGGGATATACCAGTTCAACAACCACCAAAGACGGAAAAGTAGTTGGCCTGACCTTGGCTCCGAACCCTTCTCACCTGGAAGCAGTTGACCCGGTTGTTCAGGGAATTGCACGTGCAAAACTGGACGCTCATTTCAAGGATGAGAACAAGGTTTGCCCGGTTATGATCCACGGTGATGCTGCTGTTGCAGGACAGGGAATTGTTTACGAAGTTATCCAGATGGCTTTGCTTGATGGTTACAGAGCAGGTGGAACGATCCACATTGTGGTAAACAACCAGGTTGGATTTACAACGAACTTCCACGACGCACGTTCCTCTACTTATTGTACGGACGTAGCAAAAACGACTTTAACTCCCGTTTTCCACGTAAACGGAGACGATATTGAAGCGGTTATCCAAACGATTGAGATCGCTATGGAGTACCGTCAGAAATTCCACCGTGATGTATTCATCGATTTGTTATGTTATCGTAAATACGGACACAACGAAGGAGATGAGCCTAAATTCACGCAGCCGAATTTGTATGACATCATCGCAAAACACCCGAATCCGAAGGTGATTTACCAGAAGCAATTAACGGCCGAAGGTTCATTGACTGACGAAGAGGTTAAAACGATCGAGGATGAATACAACAACTACCTGGAAAGTGAATTTGAAACAGCCCGCAAGAATGAAAAAGCAGTTGTTTGGGATTTCCTGAGTTCTACCTGGGAAGGTTTCCGTCATAGTACTTCGGCAGATTTCGATTCCAGCCCTGAAACAGGAGTTCAGAGAGAGAAATTATTCGAACTTGGAAAGAAACTGGCTACTTTACCGGAAGGTAAAAAGTATTTCCGCAAAATTCAGAAAATCTTCGACGACCGTTTAGCAGCGGTTGAAAACAATAACCTCGATTGGGGAACAGCAGAAATGCTGGCATACGCCACTTTACTGGACGAAGGAATTCCGGTACGGATTTCCGGACAGGATGTGGAGCGCGGTACCTTCTCTCACCGTCACGCTGTGGTAAAAACAGAAGACACCGAAGAAGAAATCGAGACATTGAACATGCTTTCTGATAAGCAGGCACCGTTTACTGTTTACAATTCCCTGCTTTCCGAATACGCCGTACTTGGATTCGAATACGGGTATTCCCTGGCCACTCCGAAAGGGTTGACAATCTGGGAAGCACAATTCGGGGATTTCTTCAACGGTGCACAGATTATGATCGACCAGTTCATTACTGCCGGAGAAGACAAATGGTCTACTCAAAGTGGATTGGTAATGCTGCTTCCTCACGGATACGAAGGACAAGGTGCAGAGCACTCCAGCGGACGTATGGAACGTTGGTTACAGCAATGTGCCGATGACAATATCCAGGTTGTAAATACTTCTACACCTGCAAACCATTTCCATTTGCTTCGCAGACAGCTGGTTCGTCCGTTCCGTAAGCCTTTGGTTGTTTTCTCTCCGAAAATGATCCTGCGTTTACCTGCTGCAACTTCCACTTTGGAAGAAATGGCAAACGGTTCTTTCCAGGAAGTCATTGACGATCCGAATGCAAAAGCAGGACAGGTGGATACGCTGGTTTTCTGCTCCGGGAAGTTCTATTACGAAATGAAGGAAAAAGCGACTGAAATGGGTGTTGACAATATGGCTTTTGTCCGTATCGAACAATTGTACCCGTTGCCTCAGAAACAAATCGATGCGATCGTTGCAAAATACAATGCTAAAAATGTAATCTGGGCCCAGGAAGAGCCGGCAAACATGGGAGCATGGACTTACATTGCAATGAACCTGAGACACATTCCGTTCAAAGGAATTACACGTCCTGCATCTGCAGCTGCGGCTGAAGGTTCCAAAAAATTACACGAGCGCCGCTTGAAACAATTGTTTGCAGATGTATTTCAATTCGCATCCGTAGCAGCTAAATAA
- the odhB gene encoding 2-oxoglutarate dehydrogenase complex dihydrolipoyllysine-residue succinyltransferase: protein MSILEMKVPSPGESISEVEIATWLVSDGDYVEKDQAIAEVDSDKATLELPAEQSGIITLKAAEGDVVKVGQVVCLIDTSAERPAGSAAPAAEAPKAEAKAEATPQPVAAPAEKTSAPTPNPGPVSDSYAKGTPSPAAAKIMAENGVSGAKINGTGKDGRITKQDVVSAMAAGIPADAAQGWGGTRDQNREKMSMLRRKIAERLVSVKNETAMLTTFNEVDMKPIMDLRAKYKDQFAKFHDVNLGFMSFFTKAVTEALNLFPAVNAQIDGNEIVFHNYADVGIAVSSPKGLMVPVVRNAEQMSLAEIEKEIKRLAVKARDGKIAPEDMTGGTFTITNGGVFGSMMSTPIINPPQSAILGMHNIIERPVAIDGKVEIRPMMYLALSYDHRIIDGKESVSFLVKVKEMIENPERIIFGGKDPYAVLLGL from the coding sequence ATGTCAATCCTTGAAATGAAAGTACCTAGCCCGGGAGAATCAATTTCTGAAGTAGAAATTGCAACCTGGCTGGTTTCGGACGGTGACTATGTAGAAAAAGACCAGGCTATTGCAGAAGTAGATTCTGACAAAGCAACCCTGGAATTGCCGGCAGAACAATCCGGTATCATTACCTTGAAAGCTGCTGAAGGCGATGTAGTAAAAGTAGGACAAGTAGTTTGTTTGATCGATACTTCCGCTGAAAGACCTGCAGGATCAGCTGCACCGGCTGCTGAAGCCCCAAAGGCCGAAGCGAAAGCTGAAGCAACTCCGCAACCTGTTGCTGCTCCGGCTGAAAAAACCAGCGCTCCGACACCAAATCCGGGACCTGTAAGCGATAGTTACGCAAAAGGAACTCCTTCACCGGCTGCTGCGAAAATCATGGCTGAGAATGGTGTATCCGGTGCTAAAATCAACGGTACGGGAAAAGACGGTCGTATCACGAAACAAGATGTGGTAAGCGCTATGGCTGCCGGAATTCCTGCTGATGCTGCTCAGGGATGGGGAGGAACACGCGACCAGAACCGCGAGAAAATGTCCATGCTTCGCCGTAAAATCGCAGAACGTTTGGTTTCTGTGAAGAACGAAACAGCGATGTTGACGACTTTCAACGAGGTTGATATGAAACCGATCATGGACCTGCGTGCAAAATACAAGGATCAGTTCGCTAAATTCCACGATGTGAATCTTGGATTTATGTCTTTCTTCACGAAAGCAGTAACGGAAGCATTGAACTTATTCCCTGCAGTAAACGCCCAGATTGACGGAAATGAAATCGTATTCCACAATTATGCAGATGTAGGTATTGCCGTTTCTTCTCCGAAAGGATTAATGGTTCCAGTTGTACGCAACGCAGAGCAAATGAGCCTTGCTGAAATCGAAAAAGAGATCAAGCGCCTGGCAGTAAAAGCCCGTGACGGGAAAATTGCTCCGGAAGACATGACCGGTGGAACGTTTACAATCACCAACGGTGGAGTTTTCGGTTCTATGATGTCTACACCGATCATCAACCCGCCGCAATCAGCTATTTTGGGAATGCACAACATCATTGAGCGTCCGGTAGCTATTGACGGAAAGGTGGAAATCCGCCCGATGATGTACCTGGCATTGTCTTACGATCACCGCATCATCGACGGAAAAGAATCTGTTAGCTTCCTGGTAAAAGTGAAAGAAATGATCGAAAACCCGGAAAGAATCATTTTCGGAGGAAAAGATCCTTACGCAGTACTTTTAGGATTGTAA
- a CDS encoding outer membrane protein transport protein: MQKSVLLLCSFWAVISAHSQGFQVNFQGQKQQGMGLAGTALSEDASALFYNPGGVAFVKKSEINAGFSPIFANTLFVDSASGEGYRTNSPMGTPFSAYALFGFKKVESLKVGLAVYTPFGSTIQYEDAWIGRFALTKLSLKSIYFQPTVSYKINDHIGVGAGFIVSTGEVDLQKDIPVQFPDGAFGHAELTGKALGFGYNLGVNAKIDSHFSLGLTYRSKVSMKVKDGEATFTVPESLSANFPNGPFTSSLPLPSVVTLGASYDSQKRWQAVLDINYVGWKAYDTLAFDYESNTASLVDTKSARKYKSIIAIRGGVNFKATELIAIRLGGGYGFSPVQSGYVTPESPDGNRIYGTAGLGFKFNEHFNLDLSFYYTRIKRTDRNLESNLSGTFTTIAISPGIGLSYKW; encoded by the coding sequence ATGCAAAAATCAGTACTACTTCTATGCAGCTTTTGGGCTGTGATATCCGCTCATTCACAAGGTTTCCAGGTAAATTTCCAGGGACAAAAACAGCAGGGAATGGGATTGGCGGGAACTGCTCTTTCCGAAGATGCGTCTGCTTTGTTTTATAATCCGGGAGGTGTTGCCTTTGTGAAGAAGAGCGAGATCAATGCCGGTTTTTCCCCGATTTTTGCCAATACGCTTTTTGTAGATTCTGCCTCAGGTGAAGGCTACCGGACCAATTCCCCGATGGGAACTCCTTTTTCAGCCTATGCGCTTTTCGGATTTAAAAAAGTGGAATCCCTGAAAGTAGGCCTGGCCGTTTATACTCCTTTCGGAAGTACGATCCAATACGAAGATGCCTGGATCGGGAGGTTTGCATTAACGAAGTTGTCACTGAAGTCGATCTATTTCCAGCCAACAGTTTCGTATAAGATCAACGACCACATCGGTGTAGGAGCAGGTTTCATTGTTTCTACCGGAGAAGTGGATTTGCAGAAAGACATTCCTGTGCAGTTTCCCGACGGAGCTTTCGGACATGCCGAACTTACCGGGAAAGCCCTGGGTTTTGGGTATAACTTAGGAGTGAACGCGAAGATTGATTCTCATTTTTCCCTCGGACTGACTTACCGTTCGAAGGTTTCGATGAAAGTAAAAGACGGGGAAGCAACGTTTACGGTCCCGGAATCTCTGAGTGCCAATTTCCCGAACGGGCCTTTCACTTCTTCATTGCCTTTGCCAAGTGTGGTAACGCTGGGCGCTTCGTATGATTCTCAAAAAAGATGGCAGGCCGTACTGGATATCAACTATGTTGGCTGGAAAGCTTACGATACCCTTGCGTTTGATTACGAGTCGAACACGGCGAGTTTGGTAGATACCAAATCTGCCAGAAAGTATAAAAGCATCATTGCCATCCGTGGAGGTGTCAATTTCAAAGCCACGGAACTGATTGCTATTCGACTGGGAGGAGGTTATGGTTTCTCGCCGGTACAATCGGGTTATGTAACCCCGGAATCCCCGGATGGAAACCGCATTTACGGAACAGCCGGTTTAGGGTTTAAGTTCAACGAGCATTTCAACCTGGACCTCTCGTTTTATTATACACGCATCAAACGAACGGACCGCAACCTGGAATCGAACTTAAGCGGAACATTCACAACGATCGCCATTTCCCCGGGAATTGGATTAAGCTATAAATGGTAA
- a CDS encoding META domain-containing protein, which produces MKSIGLLMVLLLTQTAVFGQKTIRMTVKEECVPCRRMMAQECFQVKKEGSDKWELFYDRIKGFEYVPGNRYVIDVIETERPEPVPQDLSKYLYKLDKVISVTPMISGSQGVIYKVIRMNGKEVTDADVSLSFDSTFHQISGRSGCNSFSAPVKMNKKQTKICVKTGMSTKMACPDMQMAVEDEFLKSISDKSFKVSHAGSMMIWKSKKKEVLVFETGTKPVPQDPSATNGGRPEKTPWNFFNQQTLRLIQMDGMTIKKTDAALKMDMATNSFTGSNGCNRISGNMSTTRNTVVFSDIISTKMMCADELVANTERRFMEILRSKGLTVDFAERVFNIYDASGKLVLMFAADATE; this is translated from the coding sequence ATGAAAAGCATTGGTTTATTAATGGTCCTGTTGCTTACCCAAACGGCGGTTTTTGGGCAAAAGACGATTCGAATGACCGTCAAGGAAGAATGTGTTCCGTGTCGCCGGATGATGGCGCAGGAATGTTTCCAGGTGAAAAAAGAAGGGTCTGATAAGTGGGAATTATTCTACGATCGAATCAAAGGATTTGAATACGTTCCGGGAAACCGGTATGTGATCGATGTGATCGAAACAGAACGCCCTGAACCTGTTCCGCAGGATTTGTCGAAATACCTTTACAAACTGGATAAAGTGATTTCTGTTACACCGATGATCAGCGGGAGCCAGGGTGTGATTTACAAAGTGATCCGCATGAATGGAAAAGAAGTAACCGATGCGGATGTTTCACTGAGTTTCGACAGTACTTTTCACCAGATTTCAGGAAGAAGCGGCTGCAACAGTTTCAGTGCTCCGGTCAAGATGAATAAAAAACAGACGAAGATTTGCGTTAAAACCGGTATGTCTACCAAAATGGCTTGTCCGGATATGCAAATGGCGGTTGAAGACGAGTTCCTAAAATCCATTTCCGACAAGTCGTTCAAGGTTTCCCACGCTGGAAGTATGATGATCTGGAAATCAAAGAAAAAAGAGGTGCTTGTTTTTGAAACGGGTACCAAACCGGTTCCGCAGGACCCATCTGCCACGAATGGCGGAAGACCGGAGAAAACTCCGTGGAACTTTTTCAACCAGCAAACCCTGAGACTGATCCAGATGGACGGTATGACGATTAAAAAAACCGATGCAGCTTTGAAAATGGATATGGCAACCAATTCTTTCACGGGAAGCAACGGTTGTAACCGCATTTCAGGGAATATGTCGACTACCCGAAATACGGTGGTTTTTTCGGACATAATCTCCACCAAAATGATGTGTGCAGATGAACTGGTTGCCAATACCGAGCGTCGTTTTATGGAGATTTTGAGAAGCAAGGGATTAACGGTTGATTTCGCGGAACGCGTATTTAATATTTACGATGCTTCCGGGAAGTTGGTATTAATGTTTGCGGCTGACGCAACCGAATAA
- a CDS encoding T9SS type A sorting domain-containing protein gives MKISTLLLSVGLSTAAFAQTPCQSGRYASDVYSTVNLTSDIVYGSNLSFSGATTSLTLDFYEPAADTSVARPLIIWVHGGSFQLGTKTDVDVKELSNRFAKKGYACASINYRLGFFPVDSVNAIKAVLRATQDLKASIRFFYKDRATTNTYKIDTTRIFIGGSSAGAITALHVGYLDKDCEIADYIDATNLAALGGMEGASGNPGYSTKVAGVINLCGALGRYSWMEAGDVPLVSVHGTADGTVKYNRGVVNPGVPIMYLDGSRMLLERSCALNHPHKLYTFLGAPHVPYAGTSAAQIAYMDTTANFVRDFLVHQLGCTNMDLQPANPPAEMAYLYPINYCDGSPVNETCVLGLTENTKEDEMTLYPNPASSQVTIHCESEGAKTIAVIDLSGRTVLTREMNTNGYVLSVHDLNKGTYFVRLLDHNTQKALMKQLVIE, from the coding sequence ATGAAAATTTCTACATTACTACTATCAGTTGGTTTATCTACTGCTGCATTTGCACAAACACCTTGTCAAAGCGGAAGATATGCCAGCGATGTTTATTCGACTGTAAACCTTACAAGTGATATTGTTTACGGATCCAATCTTTCCTTTTCGGGAGCAACTACGTCCTTGACTCTAGACTTCTATGAACCTGCTGCGGATACTTCCGTTGCAAGGCCCTTAATTATTTGGGTGCACGGAGGAAGTTTCCAGCTTGGTACAAAAACGGATGTGGATGTAAAAGAACTATCCAATCGTTTTGCAAAGAAAGGATATGCGTGCGCTTCAATTAACTACCGTTTGGGATTCTTCCCGGTAGATTCTGTTAACGCGATCAAAGCCGTGCTTCGTGCTACACAGGATTTGAAGGCTTCCATCCGTTTCTTCTACAAAGACCGGGCAACCACCAATACTTACAAGATCGATACGACGCGTATTTTTATCGGGGGAAGTTCTGCGGGTGCAATTACTGCGTTGCATGTGGGTTACCTGGACAAGGATTGCGAGATTGCTGACTACATCGATGCGACCAACCTGGCGGCTCTTGGCGGAATGGAAGGAGCAAGCGGTAACCCGGGCTATTCTACCAAAGTGGCCGGAGTAATTAATCTTTGCGGTGCATTGGGACGTTACAGCTGGATGGAAGCAGGAGACGTTCCTCTGGTATCTGTTCACGGTACGGCGGATGGCACAGTGAAATACAACCGTGGAGTTGTAAATCCGGGTGTTCCGATCATGTACCTGGACGGAAGCCGTATGCTACTGGAAAGAAGTTGTGCGTTAAACCACCCACATAAATTGTACACATTTTTGGGCGCGCCGCACGTTCCCTATGCCGGAACAAGCGCTGCACAGATTGCTTATATGGATACAACGGCGAATTTCGTAAGGGATTTCCTGGTACACCAGTTAGGCTGTACGAACATGGACCTTCAACCGGCAAATCCTCCGGCAGAAATGGCATACCTATACCCGATCAACTACTGCGACGGAAGCCCGGTAAACGAAACCTGTGTATTGGGATTAACCGAAAACACAAAGGAAGATGAAATGACATTGTACCCGAACCCGGCTTCCAGCCAGGTAACCATTCATTGCGAATCCGAAGGAGCAAAAACAATTGCTGTAATCGATCTTTCGGGAAGAACGGTTTTGACCCGGGAAATGAACACCAACGGATATGTATTGTCAGTACATGATTTGAATAAAGGGACTTATTTCGTGCGCTTGCTGGATCATAATACCCAGAAAGCACTGATGAAACAATTGGTGATCGAATAA
- a CDS encoding tetratricopeptide repeat protein — protein sequence MRILFFIGFLVLVSSCGGNGSKKPQKELSVDQLFKKYPDSVPILIKHGNLMLERYDYDKALQDGAKAYRMQQWNIEARFLYANALNNRANRTPSDVMAAQSHFKFVIKKDPKNTQALVALATTYAQQGDNEKAFYYINEALRINKRYRDAYILKGSIYLSLDNRDLAKSSYQTAIEQDPDFFAAYIKLGLIYQEEHNPLCIQYFITATQIRPNNIEAYYNLAYAYQDFDKLEEAQETYRIMLKKDPTFTPPLFQMGWIKQFKQNDADSAIYFYNETLQKEPRYVEAWHNLGLIYETKGEKYQAIQYYRKALKYNPEFAISEEAIKRLSKTK from the coding sequence ATGCGCATTCTATTTTTCATTGGTTTTCTGGTATTAGTGAGCTCTTGTGGCGGAAACGGTTCGAAAAAACCTCAAAAGGAACTTTCTGTCGATCAGCTATTCAAAAAATACCCGGATAGTGTTCCGATCCTGATCAAACATGGGAACCTGATGCTGGAACGCTACGATTACGACAAGGCGCTTCAGGATGGAGCTAAAGCATACCGCATGCAGCAATGGAACATTGAAGCGCGGTTCTTGTATGCCAATGCATTGAACAACCGGGCGAATCGAACACCAAGCGATGTAATGGCAGCACAATCCCATTTCAAATTCGTTATCAAAAAAGACCCGAAAAATACACAGGCCCTGGTTGCGCTGGCAACTACTTATGCCCAGCAGGGTGACAATGAAAAAGCGTTCTACTACATCAACGAAGCACTTCGCATCAATAAAAGATACCGCGATGCCTACATTCTGAAAGGAAGTATTTATCTGAGCCTCGATAACCGCGATCTGGCAAAATCTTCTTACCAGACGGCTATTGAACAGGACCCGGATTTCTTTGCCGCTTATATCAAACTGGGACTAATCTACCAGGAAGAACACAATCCGTTGTGCATCCAGTATTTCATTACAGCTACACAGATCCGGCCGAATAACATCGAAGCTTACTACAACCTGGCTTATGCTTACCAGGATTTTGACAAATTGGAGGAAGCCCAGGAGACTTACCGCATCATGCTCAAAAAAGACCCGACCTTCACTCCTCCCCTGTTCCAGATGGGATGGATCAAGCAGTTCAAACAAAACGATGCCGACAGTGCAATTTACTTTTACAACGAAACGCTGCAAAAAGAACCGCGTTATGTGGAAGCATGGCACAACCTGGGATTGATCTATGAAACAAAGGGTGAAAAATACCAGGCAATTCAGTACTACCGCAAGGCTCTGAAATACAATCCTGAGTTTGCGATTTCAGAAGAGGCCATCAAGCGTTTATCCAAAACCAAATGA